The region taaaaaggtataattaaacaaattattaattcaattaagggttaagtgattgagaaaaaaacagaagacacagggggtccccaggaccggatTTGAGAACCTCTGACATagatgtatttataaatacatattatctGAACATTATCCACCGAAAACAAAGCAGTACACCCACTTGCAGGCTGTCCTAGACAGAAGGGAGCAGGGTCATTGTAGGTCTCTACGTGAAAGTGTAAATCAAGCTTCAATAAATCAGGCCAAAGTCACAGTTGCCTGGAAGGGGTCTATGACAATTCATCACGAACAATTattcaccaacaattcatcagcAGGTACAagtcatcaccagcgacaattcatcacggagggtTATcctatcacagctgtttaaaacggtATGGTGAAAATGACCGGTGCTCCGCGTGTAACCCTAACCAGTGAGTTattgtccgtgatgaattgtccCTGGTGATATAAAGTGCGTGACAAATTGACAGGATACCGTCTGGAAGGTATCATGATTCCCCAGTATCCAGTTTCAATTCCACCAGCTTTCGTGGAGtgtccaaaacaaaaacatgaccaACTAATATATCATAAAAACACATTCTCCAccaatcattaaaacaaaaaaaaaaaaaaaaaaaaaaaacatatccgaGAAATCTAAATGTTTAAGACCGACTTTATTTAAGGTACGTCATCTTATTTGTACTCTGtacagaaagacaaaaagcagatGCGCTCTGGGTGTATTAGGGATAGTGCTACAACAGTGTCTCTTAAATGTAGATTGATATTGaaaaacacgcacgcacacacacaataataatccAACCAGTCCTCCGGTCCTGCAGGTGTCTCCAACCAAGTTCCACATAGGCTTAGTGCCACAACTGTACACCACTGCAAGAATACTGGTCtccagtgaatttatttttatttcatttacactGCCTTCTTGGTAAAAAGTCATTTCTTAGGCAGATGAAATAGTTCAGCCTTACAGACCcatagttttttgtttaatagtcaaacgttgttttaaaaaaaaaaaaaaaaaaagcttataaaaATGTAGCCCCCATCCCACACATTTATTAGGAGACTGATGAGATAGGGTTAAGAGGGGAGCCCATCTGTGTCAGTACTTTATCCAGCCACTGGAGGGAGCCATGGAGATGAACTTCAATCCAACAGGGGGTGCTGGTGACGTCCTGACGGTGATATTCTGCTCCCCAGCCCTGAAAAAGATTCATATTGAATACAAATATTAGGCAAAAACTTTCAAACATGGTCACCTTGAACAAGTATGCCAATAACAACCAACCCCACACATCTGTTCTACAATTTATAAAAATGCAActgcaaaaaaactaaagaacATATCGCTACGTGCATCACCAGGCATGGGTCTAAAACCCcaaaacttttttgttgtttgttttacatttagggtGAGGGGGGTTCTAGATGGCTAAAAACAGTATGAAAAGTCGACTTTCATGGTTCTTTCTGGTATTGCCCAAATATATTTGGGAGTGGGTATCCTGAGAACTGttcaaatacattataaataagcacagtgCCCACTGCCCACTGCCCATAGTACCtctatcaaaataaaaacacactaaaaagTGTTAAGTGAATGCAAAATCAACACAAGTCGCTGATGTtctctttttgtattttgttctggGAGCGGGGTAGTTCTCAGTGTTGATCTGTTAAAACCAGCAATGTAAATGTTCCCTGTAAAGGCCCAGCTGATGGCACTTACCTTGACGAAGCTCATGCGGATCGTGCACATCTTGGTGAGCTCATAGACAGCCTCAAAGCCATCATTCACAGACTGAGCCAGCAGCTGCGCAAACTCCTGGTTATTGAAGATCTTGAGGCTGCAGCCGCTGGGGATCTTACACACAGTGGTGGGGTGGAAGCCGTGGTGGTAGTTGCAATTTCTGCTCTGAACGAAGATGCTGGTGTCACTCAGGCACTCGGCATAGACCTCTCCACCGACATAGTAAAGGTGAACTCCTGTACAGCAGCAAGGAGTGGAAGAGGGGTCTCAAACATATACTGTACTACAATCACAGCATTACTGCACTTTGCCTATAATGCCTCATGCGTGGCAGTGTTTACGTCTGTAGCAGCTATGGGGTATTTACTCTGATTGAGAGGTATTTATTGCTTTTTATCATGCAGTAACAACTCAATTGACCGTCaagaaaaaaagatgcattttctGCATCATTAGTGTGGGTTAAGTGTTTAAGGGAACAGCTCTGAATTATAATAAGAACATGGAACAGACATTTCCCTTATAGAGATTGATAACTAACATCAATCAACTACTAAGATAACTGAGAAAATAAAAGTGGGAGAATTGTCAATTAAAAAACCAAATGTGATCTGCTGAGACCAgcttttttcattattacaatACGTATATAGAACAAGGTGCCTTGGCCTGAATAATAACAGTAGAACGTGGTGATGTGATTTATTTAGCGATTGGATGCAAACCTTTGCCAATGTGCCGCCGGGTGTTCTCGATTGTGGAGTTGCGGTTGACGTTGGACAGCAGGCCCAGACAGAATCGGTTCTTGTTGTTGGAGGGGTCTGTGAAGCCATCAACCAGCACGCTGGTGGAAGAAGCATAGAAGGCCTCTCCCACTCTGTTATTCAGTTCGTAATACACAATGGAACACCAGTACTTCGGCTCCACATACTCCACTGGCTGCATACCTGCAAGGAATACAGACAGGAGAGTTACTCTCCCAGCACTCTGCAGATTCCACTGTGAATCACAAGCGACTACACCAGTGGTAAAAGCACTATCCAAGGTCTCTCCAAGTAATACAGGCTGCATGCGgtgcaatgtggggaagcttacACTGCTTCCTTAACCATAAAATACTAAATAGTGGTATATTTAGAAATGCCTGTGAGCCTGCTTAGTAGTgtgcaaacagaacaaaaatgccATGACACAAGTCCAAGTGTGCCCCGGTAAGCATTCCTGTTCAGTATGAATATCTTGCAATCTTGCTTGCCAATGCTCATGGTGTACTGCTGACCCCTTCTCAACAGCACCATGCGTCTCAGCAACCAAACTACATGCCAACGTGGATTAAGTGACATATTAATGGAAGAGTCTCTTAGAACTGTAGTACTGACTGATTGCTGTTGAACAATGAAAGCAAACTTTCTTTTAACTTCTAAAGATTGCGGGGCATTGATTTTTTATAcagatgtttattatttaaaacatgctgtactgctgtatataAAATTGTTTCTAGATATAAAATATGCTATCCACATGTTTCGAATTAATATTTGTTGTATTCTTAATCTGAGAAGGGTTTTATCGTGTATGGTTGGGTGCAGGGAGGACTGCCTCCGGTAATGCAGATATACCCCTCACAGTATTGCTGCCTGTCTCACCTCCCCTGGGCATGTTCACAGGGATAGTGCTGCTGTTCCCCGTTTCCATTGACTGGGAGCTATCCTGACACATCTGGTCATCTGGAGGCATGTAGGCAGGGGGTGGAGTATCTGCTGGAAGGAGAAGCACAAAGCCATCAAGTCAGATTCCAACTCGCAACACTGAAAACAGCGGATTGAACTAGGAACAAAATCgtggaaattatttatttcttcaagTTGAAATACATGAACGTGTGTGTCTAAAATAGACCACAAGATGGTGCTACTAGAACATGCAGGTTgtccaaaacaaaaaagtgttttttcttgTATGTGGTCAGTCAAAAGACCATGAAGGAGAAGCAACAGATAAACAATCAAGAACAATGACAGATCACACAACTAACAGCGGACAGTGCCCCCTGTAACACAAAGTGCTGTTTTCCATGATCTACTGCATGCTACAGTGCCACGGTGTCACAGAATTAAACTGTTAAATTCTGCATAGAAAAAgaaatgtagaaatgtatttattttttatatgaaatcaGATGTACCCTTTGACATGCAATGGGCAATTACAGCTGCATTTTAAAGATCAAAAATCGGAAGGGCTCTACATCACTGCTTAGTTTGAAGATCAATTGTGAACTCCCAGTAACTTGTGCTCACACGTTATTGTACCACTCTGTACTCACTGTAATTTGCAACGAGCCTCAAATGTCTCGTCTAgtctttgttttagtgttttgtatttaatagtcCTGCTGGGATGTACATAAGTTTgtcatgtttgaatattctttcaaaacaTACCCAGCATCCCATGAAAATACCTATTAAAGaaaagacagcgagagagagaaaggcaCTCTTCCATGTAgcagaatgtgtgttatttactTCAGATGTAATTGATCAATTCTGCTCTACAGTATGTACTAATACAACACGTGGTCATTATTAGCCGATAAACACACTGCATACATTGTTTAAGTATTCGTCCCAGCACTAActtctattaaaacaaaaacatgtaataaCCTGGCAGCTGGAAGGGACTGGAGGGTCCTGAGCTGGCAGGAGAGTTGGGGTAGGGGCCACTGCTGGCAGGGGATGGTGGGTAGGGGGAGTTGGGCGAGATGGAGAAGGAGTTGCCCCCGCTGTGCTGCTGAAAGGACTCCGGGAAGGTGACATTGTGAGGCATGTGGGGTTCATTGTGGCTCAGGTTGCGGAACTGGACCAGGAGGCTGAGCTGTGCATTAAACTCACTGTGCCTGGGCACCAGCACCGGAGGCAACACTGAAATAGGAAGAGCGAGACGGTTACTTTATCAACAACACAGCGAATAATTGTTGCAGTacattttcagtttcttttacCAAACTTAAGATATGCAAATATATCAACTACAAAGCTACAAACTACTACATGACGGTACATTAGCTGTAGGCCACATGCTTTGATTGCAGATAGTGATTATGCAGCAGGAAGCAGTAGTAACTTTTTTATCTAGCCTTCAGCAAAAATATGTGCACTATCCAAATCAAAGGCACTAGCGAAGAATAAAAACAGGTGGACCAGTGATTACAttgttattacaaaaaaacaaacagcgaCATACATACCTGGTCATGACTGTAAACAATGTCCAAACCATTTTTCACAAATGAAAAAGGATATATGGATGTACAGACAGGGGCCTAAAGTTACCCGGTCATAATTAACTGTTCTAAAGAATGTCCTTGGAAGTTTTCAAGCAGTTCTCTGGATCCGTGCAAAAGACTAAACTGTGACGTTCACAACTGCGTCAGTGGATAGGATTGAGGCTTAAAAACCTTTGCCCCACCTCACCTTGTACGTACCTGGGCTCTCCACTCGTTTGTAGTGATAAGGGTTGATGCAGACTTCCTTCTGCTTGGAACCAAAGGGATACTCGCACACTTCAAGGGGCTTGAGCTCATGGTGGCTCTGGAGGTCAGGCCAGCGCCAGACACGGCAATAGATCACATGGGGAAGGCCCTTGCGGTGGGACACCTGAAGCCGGCCATCCAAGGAGCGAGGGATGGTGACGCATTTTGAGGGCTGTCCGGGGCTACTCAGCGCCTTCTCCAGGTCTTCCATGGCACCCTTCTTCTTTTTCAGCTTCTTAACCAGAGCGTCGACTGCTTTCTCAGCCCACTTCTCCTCTTCATCCCCCTGCTTCCACCCCAAGAGCCGCTTCACTGCCGGGCTAGTGAAAGAGAACAGGCTGGACATTGTCGTCATGGTCGGAACCACAGTTAGGACCTGCAGTAAATTTGgcaaagatcagaaaaaaaaaaacacagcaaggtGTTTCTCCTCCAAGGGTTTTCCTCTTTACACAGTCAAAATGCTTGCCAGcttattttcttgatttttttttcttatttttttgtccagAAGAGACTCCTTCTAGTGGCTCAGCTAGGAGGTTGTCTGCTAGTTTGCTAGTTGGTGATGGTCTGAAACCACAGTAAGGTCAACTGTAGCTTGATACATCCAAAATGAAATGGACAGAGAAACCACAGTAGCAGAGTATTTGTGACACAGTCCAAAACTAGTTGCCAAAGTGAAATGGAGCCAACTTTTAAACTCTGTGGTGACTGAAACCATTCACAGTATAAATGACAGAGAGTAACTATACTTTTCCTTCTTCCTTCTTCCTATATTCAGGTGTCTATCCCATACCAGAGAATCAGattgttaatatactgtatgttcagtTGTCTTGTGCACACTTCAGGGACCTgtaagaaaaaacagaacaaagacaGTTGGTGTCACATGAAACATACAGAGTCTTCAATTTAATTCACCGatgatttattaattttcaagtatttaattgctggtttcacagagctGGTGCTACGTGGGGTCAATAAAACCAACCCTGAATGTTTAACTTTGATTACAATTATCACAATGTACAGTTATGAAACTCACCCTATGGAATTAAACATAAAACGGGGCTGTCAATGCAGCAGCATTTCAACCATTTCTTAGGCTCTCCTTACATTAGTAACCTCATGTTCCTCTGGGAAAGCGCtatttacagtttgtttgtttttctaaaataacacGTTTAAATACAGATAACATCTTTAAAATCACTTGTGGTCGGTACATTTCAGTCTGTTCTTTTGCTGCTgcctgccaaaaaaaaataaataaataaaaataaaaatgtgtttcaagtTTCAGATTAACTCAGTAAGCTGGTCTCTAAAATGCAAGTGTGAGGCTACAGACAGAGAGCCTACATGTACCACAAAATGCACTCAACAGTTCAGCAAGTTTCACTGCAATCTCTTGGAAATCAGACAACCATGAACCCTACCAGCAAAAAAGCATCACGAGGTCACCAGAATACAACACGAATGTACATGTGCTATTAGTATTCATAACAAGTCAAATCAaaattggatttttgtttttctatatttaaaaactgtaagCGAGCCTTCCAATTTAGGAAAAGCTCCTGGTCTGCGATTTTCATCCAGCGCAGACCGTATGACCGTAAGGTAGGTTGGTAGATGTGGATAAAGAGACACCCAATATTAATACTTTGGAGAATGTGTGCAAATCGGTTGCATGATCCCTGCAACCCGTTGTCTTCTTGTACTCAATTAATTTGCATCTGTGCGAAGCTAACTTCAGACAAACAACACAATTAAAACTACAGCAAGTTCTGTACAAAGAAAATGGGTGTccacaataaataaagaaataaagaaagaatgaGTGTGGGATTAGTAGAATGATCACAGAAAAGGACACGACAAGACGGAGTTTCACTTTCATGAAAACACACAGTACTCGTTTCATTAACCTCCAAGTAATGTGCAACAGCACAACTGTTACACAAATCCACCCACACAATCTTAACATAGCAttcagaaaattgattttaaactgcTATCGACGTAACGTTTTAGATCGACTAAGCAAAGCGTGTTGTTGTTACCCGGTTAAACAAACGAAATAGtaattccaaataaataaatacataaataaataaataaatcaaactcaACCCGATTACATCAAGGTTCACCTTACGAGATTTGTGgaacaacaaaataacacaagTTACAACGCAACTCATGGGATGAGTTAAACAACCCAGAGTTACTCTAAACACAGTCAAGTTCAAATCAACGAGAAATCATTCCAAAACTGACGCCATGTCTGCAGATCCCAGATTCCTCATTCCACCCCCCCCACCTTAAAGTtttaggaatgaaaaaaaaaaaagtttttcagtcAATATAACGCCAGACCCAAAAGAAAGTATTTCTCGTGCGTTTTAAATAATGCCGCGTTTTACCGCAAACACGGAAAGTTGTTTGATAAAATCTCTTACCTTTTAGGAAGCGGTGTAACTTCCTTGGTCGTTTCTTtatttagttgtgtttttttttttttttccttctactGTCTCTCCCTCACTGCCTTCTGAATCCTGGCGTCAGTGAGACTGGAGGCGGAGCGTCGCAGCCCGTATCCCTCCGCCTGCCAAAGGCTCGCGTTTTTGCGCTCGGCGTTCGAGTCTCAGACAGACAGTGCCAAGGAATTGCACACACAGTAAGGCAGGGTCAGCAACAGAGAGCGCCTGTGCGGGTGTTTTGTCCTACCCgtatttaaaagtaattgttcCGGTTACAATGGGGTAAAGGGACGTGAGGGCaaaatgtgatttgttttgcAGCCTTCAAATATAGTATTGGTTCAAGGAATTAAATACGAGCGCTGTCATAAAACATCGTAAGTCTCTCTTCCAAAGCTGCTATGTTATTGTTTGTATTGATTTAGTTCAGAGTCATGTTTGTCGTCCCCCCCGCATGTCCTGTCaacaaataacagtatatcatcAGTGCTACAACAGGCGTCGAAGGAATTCACGGTGTCTTTGCTACGCCTAcataaaactacaattcccaggaTCTCTTTCAGTTGCTTGGAATCTAATTTCCTTTAGGTAAAACTGCCAGGAAGTAAAATGAACGGTGCAAGATGcaggccaaaaaaaaaactaaaaaaaagccaGCCATTAATTGTTTAGTTGAACCCAGGTCCGGAATTGTAATAGACTAATTGTGTAATTCATTTGAAATTAATGAACCGAATTACGAACTGAAAAAAACTCATCGGCAGACTTCTATAACTGAAAGTTCGtgcattgatttaatttaaaattgctcGGAGTGTGGCAATCTGCGGAAGGATACAATCCctctgcctgggtttattgtattCCGTGGAAGGATTTACTCGGGCTGGGTGACGTCACAATTTGGCTCCATTCGGCCTAGCATTTAAAAGTCCACACAAGAGCGATTAAGCCTTATCAgctattaaaacaattaaaaaaaagaagaaaagaaatatgtaaatgaaattatatatatatatatatatatatatatatatatatatatatatatatatatatatatatatatgtatatatatatatatatatgtgtgtgtgtgtgtgtctgtcagtgtgcctGTCAGCGTAGTTGTCAGAATAACGTTATTGTTAATATGTAATACCGAGGACTTAAATTAAGGTCGTAAATAGAATGTAAATAAAGTCTTAATATATATGAAGTAtgacgttttatttatttacgttctGCAGTGTGTTCCAATACTTTAAACACTCTGTAGAAGGCATAACTATTTTACTTTCATCTTTCTTTGCATAGCTTTGTGTAGCAGTAGCCTGCAATGCAGTAGAGAAGCATATTGC is a window of Polyodon spathula isolate WHYD16114869_AA chromosome 12, ASM1765450v1, whole genome shotgun sequence DNA encoding:
- the LOC121324621 gene encoding mothers against decapentaplegic homolog 5 isoform X2, whose protein sequence is MTTMSSLFSFTSPAVKRLLGWKQGDEEEKWAEKAVDALVKKLKKKKGAMEDLEKALSSPGQPSKCVTIPRSLDGRLQVSHRKGLPHVIYCRVWRWPDLQSHHELKPLEVCEYPFGSKQKEVCINPYHYKRVESPVLPPVLVPRHSEFNAQLSLLVQFRNLSHNEPHMPHNVTFPESFQQHSGGNSFSISPNSPYPPSPASSGPYPNSPASSGPSSPFQLPDTPPPAYMPPDDQMCQDSSQSMETGNSSTIPVNMPRGGMQPVEYVEPKYWCSIVYYELNNRVGEAFYASSTSVLVDGFTDPSNNKNRFCLGLLSNVNRNSTIENTRRHIGKGVHLYYVGGEVYAECLSDTSIFVQSRNCNYHHGFHPTTVCKIPSGCSLKIFNNQEFAQLLAQSVNDGFEAVYELTKMCTIRMSFVKGWGAEYHRQDVTSTPCWIEVHLHGSLQWLDKVLTQMGSPLNPISSVS
- the LOC121324621 gene encoding mothers against decapentaplegic homolog 5 isoform X1, whose translation is MTTMSSLFSFTSPAVKRLLGWKQGDEEEKWAEKAVDALVKKLKKKKGAMEDLEKALSSPGQPSKCVTIPRSLDGRLQVSHRKGLPHVIYCRVWRWPDLQSHHELKPLEVCEYPFGSKQKEVCINPYHYKRVESPVLPPVLVPRHSEFNAQLSLLVQFRNLSHNEPHMPHNVTFPESFQQHSGGNSFSISPNSPYPPSPASSGPYPNSPASSGPSSPFQLPADTPPPAYMPPDDQMCQDSSQSMETGNSSTIPVNMPRGGMQPVEYVEPKYWCSIVYYELNNRVGEAFYASSTSVLVDGFTDPSNNKNRFCLGLLSNVNRNSTIENTRRHIGKGVHLYYVGGEVYAECLSDTSIFVQSRNCNYHHGFHPTTVCKIPSGCSLKIFNNQEFAQLLAQSVNDGFEAVYELTKMCTIRMSFVKGWGAEYHRQDVTSTPCWIEVHLHGSLQWLDKVLTQMGSPLNPISSVS